From Gammaproteobacteria bacterium, one genomic window encodes:
- the tssL gene encoding type VI secretion system protein TssL produces MENDNVTRKPRPGHRGDTAAEVNPDVERAASKPRPGGRPLPVAPTPAENFDPTLVKPRQVAPHTPITLSDPPKFKQSVLVDAASQLLSLTPQLRYLDSQINVPQLHLQAVHCVKRLQQVLAGADLTEKVRTNASYVLCALVDETVLNTPWGEHSTWSQKTLLSVFHHETYGGKRFFDILREALDGPRRDYDFIELLYLCMSLGFMGKYRIDPQGKVHIEQLRADTHAILQAGRDRYNETLSVNIKSASDIKRQLHSYLPVWLLTGILALAAFGLYTHWLLGLNQRTDQLRTELASLVPAPAQPLPQGRVRPVVVQLRELLAPEIARQILRVDDYGTRITIVLQTEEMFTSSQSDIHAAFHPILDKIAKALEAIPGRVTVSGHTDDRDIRTSSFPSNWHLSLARASEVTKYMSSVAALTARLIPEGRGANEPIAGNDTPQGRAQNRRVEIEIFNSST; encoded by the coding sequence ATGGAAAACGATAACGTCACTCGCAAGCCGAGACCGGGACACCGCGGTGATACGGCGGCGGAAGTGAATCCGGACGTCGAACGTGCGGCGAGCAAGCCTCGCCCCGGCGGCCGTCCCCTGCCCGTTGCGCCGACGCCAGCGGAAAATTTCGACCCGACGCTGGTCAAACCGCGTCAGGTTGCACCGCATACGCCGATTACGCTGAGCGATCCGCCGAAATTCAAACAATCGGTGTTGGTCGATGCGGCATCGCAGTTGCTCTCGCTCACGCCGCAACTACGTTACCTCGACAGCCAAATCAATGTGCCGCAGCTTCACCTACAAGCGGTGCATTGCGTTAAGCGATTGCAACAAGTGTTGGCCGGCGCCGATCTGACGGAAAAAGTGCGGACCAATGCGAGTTACGTGCTATGCGCGCTGGTCGACGAAACCGTGCTCAATACGCCGTGGGGCGAGCACAGTACCTGGAGCCAAAAAACACTGCTCAGCGTGTTTCATCACGAAACCTACGGCGGTAAACGATTCTTCGACATCTTGCGCGAAGCGCTGGACGGGCCGCGTCGGGATTACGATTTTATCGAGTTGCTCTACTTGTGTATGTCGTTAGGTTTCATGGGCAAGTACCGCATCGACCCGCAGGGCAAAGTTCATATCGAGCAACTGCGCGCCGATACGCACGCCATCTTGCAGGCCGGACGCGATCGCTACAACGAAACGTTGTCGGTCAACATCAAATCGGCGTCCGACATCAAACGGCAATTACACAGCTATCTACCGGTTTGGTTACTGACCGGCATACTGGCGCTGGCCGCCTTCGGCCTCTACACCCACTGGCTGCTCGGCCTCAATCAACGCACCGACCAACTACGCACCGAGCTGGCCTCGCTGGTTCCAGCGCCGGCGCAGCCGTTGCCGCAGGGTCGTGTTCGTCCCGTGGTCGTGCAACTGCGTGAGCTGCTCGCGCCGGAAATCGCCCGACAGATTTTGCGGGTCGACGACTACGGCACGCGCATTACCATCGTGCTGCAGACGGAAGAGATGTTCACCTCCAGTCAAAGCGACATTCATGCGGCGTTCCATCCGATATTGGACAAAATCGCCAAAGCACTGGAAGCGATCCCCGGCCGGGTGACTGTTTCCGGCCACACCGACGATCGCGACATTCGCACATCGAGCTTCCCCTCCAATTGGCATTTATCGCTCGCCCGCGCCAGCGAGGTGACCAAATACATGAGCAGCGTCGCGGCGCTAACTGCACGTCTGATTCCGGAAGGACGCGGTGCTAACGAACCGATTGCCGGTAACGACACGCCGCAAGGGCGAGCGCAGAACCGACGCGTGGAGATTGAAATCTTCAATTCGAGTACTTAG
- a CDS encoding FHA domain-containing protein, translating into MPPKDPFKKIKIMNLELKLIRKGVWPTGQKASATFDQTGGAIGRDDSCRFILRCKNGLVSRLHAKIDFRDGRFYIHGTSTKGVFLNHAKKSIGKNGFAPLEDNDIITVGDFEMKVRLIDDMKTTTLPSSLPARNTAEFGHPNDHFNPPKPLIPEHWELDLSRRSQTPADVVADKAPIDFSNDQQRHAIDALLRGLGLEGSLTAESIKPEALELIGQCLRTTLSNLLNLRDSQAEMERHLSTAPQTLPAIKPELQPLGDIRSVDELLERLMTSYDGDSIFEGREILENLHKMIEGQHVFMVESLTKISDFVADRFSPERIESLYNKAVTNLEKESFMNRRLSRRLNPKASRWDFFRTHFDRLRKQSYITSRHSFEKIFLAVYAKRLRDAPRPPANTGEEKRSEPAVTTN; encoded by the coding sequence ATGCCGCCTAAAGATCCGTTTAAAAAAATAAAGATCATGAATCTTGAACTCAAACTCATCCGAAAGGGAGTCTGGCCGACTGGCCAAAAAGCCAGCGCGACGTTCGATCAAACGGGAGGCGCCATTGGGCGTGACGACAGTTGCCGCTTTATACTGCGCTGCAAAAATGGATTGGTTTCTCGGCTACACGCAAAAATCGATTTCCGTGACGGGCGTTTTTATATCCACGGCACGAGCACCAAGGGGGTGTTTTTAAACCACGCCAAAAAATCGATCGGAAAGAACGGATTCGCACCACTTGAAGATAATGACATTATTACTGTGGGCGATTTTGAAATGAAGGTTAGGCTAATCGACGATATGAAAACGACAACGCTACCCTCCTCTTTACCCGCAAGAAACACCGCGGAGTTCGGACACCCGAACGATCATTTCAATCCGCCGAAACCGTTGATCCCGGAACACTGGGAGCTCGACTTATCGCGCAGATCGCAGACGCCGGCAGACGTCGTCGCCGACAAGGCGCCCATCGATTTCAGCAACGACCAACAACGCCATGCGATCGATGCGTTGCTCAGAGGTTTAGGCCTCGAGGGATCGTTAACCGCGGAATCGATCAAGCCGGAAGCCTTGGAGCTGATCGGCCAGTGCCTACGCACGACCCTCAGCAACCTACTGAACCTACGCGACAGTCAAGCGGAAATGGAACGCCACTTATCGACCGCGCCGCAAACACTGCCGGCGATAAAGCCTGAATTACAGCCCCTGGGAGACATTCGCAGCGTCGATGAACTCCTCGAGCGCCTAATGACCAGCTACGACGGCGATTCGATTTTCGAAGGTCGCGAGATACTGGAAAATCTTCATAAGATGATCGAGGGGCAGCACGTTTTCATGGTCGAAAGCCTGACCAAGATCTCCGACTTCGTCGCCGACCGATTCTCTCCGGAGCGCATTGAATCGCTCTATAACAAGGCCGTTACGAACCTAGAAAAAGAATCGTTTATGAACCGACGCCTGTCGCGACGCCTCAATCCGAAAGCCAGCAGGTGGGATTTCTTCCGAACCCACTTCGACCGGCTGCGTAAACAGTCGTACATCACGTCGCGCCATTCGTTTGAGAAAATATTTTTGGCTGTATACGCTAAGCGGCTGCGAGATGCCCCGCGACCCCCAGCGAATACCGGCGAGGAAAAGCGCTCCGAACCAGCCGTAACAACTAACTAA
- the tssJ gene encoding type VI secretion system lipoprotein TssJ, with amino-acid sequence MAVTGLLLTLLSSGCSAVTYVWAAYDKVTIQATQEVNPDKAGRPSPVRVKLYELSTRTVFDNLDFEGAFNKGTTLLGDQLLSQAEYMLQPGESVTHQVDLKEKAAFIAVLAAYRDIDSVRWSRIYEIKDYNHASHTVTLTKNGVVLGEVTPEKKSDSTVNPQETVDRVKTAKEPPSTPSAPSVPRY; translated from the coding sequence TTGGCGGTAACCGGTTTGTTGCTCACCTTGCTCTCCAGTGGTTGCAGCGCCGTCACGTACGTTTGGGCCGCTTACGACAAGGTAACGATCCAGGCGACGCAAGAGGTGAATCCGGACAAAGCCGGCCGCCCCTCGCCCGTTCGGGTCAAGCTTTATGAACTATCGACGCGCACCGTCTTCGACAACTTAGATTTCGAAGGCGCCTTTAATAAGGGCACCACGCTACTGGGCGACCAGTTGTTATCGCAGGCGGAATATATGTTGCAGCCCGGGGAATCCGTTACCCATCAAGTCGACTTAAAAGAGAAAGCAGCGTTCATCGCCGTGCTAGCGGCGTACCGCGACATCGATAGCGTGCGCTGGAGTCGAATTTACGAAATCAAAGACTACAACCACGCCAGCCATACCGTGACGCTGACGAAAAACGGCGTGGTCTTAGGCGAAGTTACTCCTGAAAAAAAATCGGACTCGACAGTTAATCCTCAGGAAACCGTCGATCGCGTGAAAACGGCCAAAGAGCCGCCGAGCACTCCAAGTGCTCCTAGCGTTCCAAGATATTAG
- the tssA gene encoding type VI secretion system protein TssA: protein MAGSSLLEVEALLKPISAENPAGVDLRLNISAESAYQRLREVRIQARNRERSALAEGVASYVNVSDWAPILDVAPTLLTSSAKDIEVTSWLIEALVRRDGFKGVAVGFNLANQLIERYGETLYPLPDEEGVATQLAPLIGLNGFGGDGALIPPLKAIPITQGASCGPFAVWQCEQAMEVSRISDPNKRQARYKQGAVSKDDIDRAVVETPTPFFQTLQTDIRAALAVYEAFRATVDKYCQSDPQPTGKIYETLNASHQTLIYLAGSRLVIADDGEGDMNASNGTAGGHVGLNSGLIQDREAALKSLRSAANFFRRTEPHSPISYAIEQAVYWSELSLPDLMRELLPDESARNKYQTLTGIRERKVEK from the coding sequence GTGGCGGGTAGTTCCTTGTTAGAAGTAGAGGCATTGCTTAAGCCGATCTCCGCCGAAAACCCGGCGGGAGTTGATCTACGGTTGAACATTTCAGCCGAATCCGCTTATCAACGTTTACGCGAAGTCCGCATTCAAGCCCGTAATAGAGAACGTAGTGCGCTGGCCGAAGGGGTGGCGAGCTACGTCAATGTTTCCGATTGGGCGCCGATTCTCGATGTAGCGCCGACGTTGCTCACCAGTTCCGCCAAAGATATCGAAGTTACCTCGTGGCTCATCGAAGCGTTGGTGCGGCGCGATGGTTTTAAAGGCGTTGCCGTCGGGTTCAATCTCGCTAACCAGCTGATCGAGCGGTACGGCGAAACGCTTTATCCGCTGCCGGATGAAGAAGGCGTCGCTACTCAGTTGGCGCCGTTAATCGGTCTGAACGGCTTCGGCGGCGATGGTGCGTTAATTCCTCCCCTTAAAGCGATTCCCATTACCCAAGGCGCGTCTTGCGGGCCGTTCGCTGTCTGGCAATGCGAGCAGGCAATGGAAGTATCGCGCATCTCCGACCCGAATAAGCGGCAGGCGCGCTACAAGCAAGGGGCTGTTTCCAAAGACGATATCGATCGCGCTGTCGTTGAAACACCGACGCCATTTTTCCAAACGTTACAGACGGACATTCGCGCGGCGTTAGCGGTGTATGAAGCATTCCGCGCGACCGTCGATAAATATTGCCAGAGCGATCCGCAGCCGACCGGCAAAATCTATGAAACGCTTAACGCGAGTCACCAGACGCTTATTTACCTTGCTGGCAGTCGTTTGGTGATAGCGGATGACGGGGAGGGCGATATGAACGCAAGTAACGGAACCGCAGGCGGTCATGTCGGATTGAATAGCGGCCTGATCCAGGATCGGGAAGCAGCGCTTAAGTCGCTGCGCAGTGCCGCTAATTTTTTTCGTCGCACCGAGCCGCATTCACCGATTTCCTACGCCATCGAGCAGGCTGTTTATTGGAGTGAGCTGTCGTTGCCTGACTTAATGCGAGAGTTGCTACCGGACGAGAGCGCCCGGAACAAGTATCAGACCTTAACCGGAATTCGTGAGCGCAAAGTAGAGAAATAA
- the tssK gene encoding type VI secretion system baseplate subunit TssK — translation MSINNKVAWLESQFLFPQHFQQQDRYFESRIEARSQPIRPYVWGFTRLQIDNNNLVKGDLGIVTAQGIMPDGTPLDLPHHDTLPAPLQVPRQAKNLLIYLVLPEYQPGACLLETKNAQSNNQTRYRLQEMDVYDYCGGNTAVERVETAALQCRLASESEELGGFTRLPIARVQEVTQEGAILLDKRFIPPSIRIRSNPELNHYLQDTLGRLQERGDALAQRFIASRQVGGSAAIADFMLLQLVNRFEPRLRHLDSDESVHPETLYQELLGLAGELATFTTMGKRPLPTPAYCHEDLYTCFQPLMDNLGRHLSAVLERTAIPLTLEQRQYGIRVARVTDRSLLHQGRFVLAVKADASTDDVRDRVPTHMKVGTVETIRDLVNNQLPGIELTVLPIAPREIPYHAGSVYFELGRNSDYWQKLKQSGGLALHVTGDFPGLDINLWAIRE, via the coding sequence ATGAGCATCAATAACAAAGTCGCTTGGCTCGAAAGTCAATTCCTGTTTCCGCAACACTTCCAACAACAGGATCGCTATTTTGAATCGCGCATCGAAGCGCGCAGCCAACCGATACGCCCTTATGTGTGGGGCTTCACCCGCTTACAAATAGACAACAACAATCTCGTCAAAGGCGACCTCGGCATAGTTACCGCACAAGGCATCATGCCGGACGGTACACCGCTCGACCTTCCGCATCACGACACGCTGCCGGCGCCGTTGCAGGTACCGCGGCAAGCGAAGAATTTGTTGATCTATTTAGTGTTGCCGGAATATCAGCCGGGCGCTTGCCTACTGGAAACGAAGAACGCCCAATCGAACAATCAGACGCGCTATCGCCTGCAAGAAATGGACGTGTACGACTACTGCGGCGGCAACACCGCGGTCGAGCGCGTTGAAACGGCGGCGCTACAGTGTCGCTTGGCATCGGAAAGCGAAGAGCTCGGCGGCTTCACCCGTCTGCCGATCGCACGCGTGCAGGAAGTGACGCAAGAAGGCGCCATACTGTTGGACAAACGATTCATTCCACCGAGCATCCGCATCCGCTCGAATCCGGAGCTCAACCACTACCTGCAGGACACCCTCGGCCGACTGCAAGAACGCGGCGACGCGCTCGCGCAACGCTTCATTGCCTCGCGCCAAGTCGGCGGCTCAGCGGCTATCGCCGACTTCATGCTGCTGCAATTGGTCAACCGCTTCGAGCCACGCCTGCGTCACCTCGACAGCGACGAATCAGTGCACCCTGAGACGCTTTATCAAGAGTTGTTGGGCCTTGCCGGCGAGCTGGCAACCTTTACCACCATGGGCAAACGCCCGCTGCCCACGCCGGCTTACTGCCACGAGGATCTGTACACCTGCTTTCAACCGCTGATGGACAACCTCGGTCGCCACTTGAGTGCCGTGCTGGAACGGACCGCCATTCCGCTGACATTGGAACAGCGCCAATACGGCATCCGCGTCGCCCGCGTCACCGATCGTTCGCTGTTGCACCAAGGCCGGTTCGTGCTCGCCGTCAAAGCCGATGCATCGACCGACGATGTTCGCGACCGCGTCCCAACCCACATGAAAGTCGGCACGGTCGAGACCATCCGCGATTTGGTTAACAACCAGCTGCCAGGTATCGAGCTGACCGTTCTGCCAATAGCGCCGCGAGAAATTCCGTATCACGCAGGCTCAGTTTATTTCGAGCTCGGCCGCAACAGCGACTACTGGCAGAAGCTCAAGCAGTCGGGCGGTTTAGCGCTACATGTGACCGGCGATTTTCCGGGACTCGATATTAATTTGTGGGCGATACGGGAATAG
- the tssM gene encoding type VI secretion system membrane subunit TssM: MFRRLFRRFFAFLMQRWVLALLVIIVLALLIWFVGPLIAVADYKPLVSQVVRLLIIVAMLIIWGLTNLRLRTVETKTNKALAEKIERNVDDRETPHSPKSAAITADESILGERLKEALRSLQNAKLGRGRKLYQLPWYVIIGAPGSGKTTTLKNSGLRFPLQSQLGDEPVKGAGGTRYCDWWFTNEAVLIDTAGRYTTQDNPQKIENRAWLGFLNLLKKTRPKRPLNGIIIAVSILDVLRKTPTQQALQTSAIKRRIQELNEQLSMNLPVYVIFTKLDTIAGFAAFFADLEPQQREQVWGMTFPINISKSGKAGNTLAQFDAEYQALISRANDRVTNRLHNERDPQRRTLAYEFPRQMLGLQNQVHAFLQNIFSPNQFELTALLRGVFFLSGTQTNAPAQWVTGVLPVDRCTPPVTTYSVDPKSFFIKNLFSNLIFAEANMASANTRAERRFRWVYAAFVIAVVCSFVGTLVFWKISEQRNLAHIDRIYADITRYREQTHGGVKSAVDWLTLANGLDVLKAMPTGYDQGDKRPMMLMGFGLYQGDKIGAQARLTYLKILERFFLPAVSEQLLQQMRDARNDQDALYQALKFYLMLHQPEKMDAKLFGAWADALWQRQLPGEPYAPLRESLNMHLQVAIAQQLPPPAIDQRQVDAAREILNKAPLEQRLYRNLKNQLLRDHSQQFVVADVLAGKADTLFFRRSGAPLTQGIPWLFTYEGFHTGFNLQTKQLGKRLADEQWIYGDYAAKLSADQTNELIALVERQYFSEYIDRWKALLNDLAVNSFNNANRGGAVLRTLSSSSTPLLTFLKSVRRHTALSELPGVSDQTKQVAATLATQATPNRLTQFVPLGNDVKVRLPGQVVSDEFQTLNDFVNKDGDGTPIRQLQQSLVALNGYFQNLTQTGDIQRAAYDANTSAAQGTDPVYMVSRAVADSPSPVREWFQSVSVDSSRVTATATQGHLNSVWSSEVVSFFDQAIKGRYPIDPASAVDVKLDDFTAFFGPGGILDRYFTTNIKPFADTDREQWRWRKPVGLSDSALKLFERARRIQRAYFGSKPGAPQVGFKLVPYSLDRAASRVLLQVGDQSVAYEHGPLHTSTVVWPTPDNDSAKVVFTLANKGTPISAQTQGQWSWFRLLNKYATRERGTQNDDFLLTFTVQGVEARFELSPQSTYNPFANNDVQHFTVPRRL, encoded by the coding sequence TTGTTTAGACGTTTGTTCAGACGTTTTTTCGCCTTCCTGATGCAGCGCTGGGTGTTGGCGCTGCTGGTCATTATCGTCCTGGCGTTGCTGATCTGGTTCGTCGGCCCGTTGATTGCCGTCGCCGACTACAAACCGCTGGTCTCGCAAGTCGTTCGCCTGCTGATCATCGTTGCGATGCTTATCATTTGGGGGCTGACCAATCTGCGCCTGCGGACGGTGGAGACCAAGACCAATAAAGCGTTGGCGGAGAAAATCGAACGTAACGTCGACGACAGAGAAACGCCCCATTCCCCGAAAAGCGCGGCGATCACCGCCGATGAATCGATCTTGGGCGAACGCCTCAAGGAGGCGTTGCGTTCCCTCCAAAACGCCAAGCTCGGTCGCGGCCGGAAGCTCTATCAATTGCCGTGGTACGTAATCATCGGTGCGCCAGGTTCCGGCAAAACGACGACGTTGAAAAACTCCGGCCTGCGTTTTCCGCTGCAAAGTCAGCTCGGTGATGAACCCGTTAAAGGCGCCGGTGGAACTCGGTATTGCGATTGGTGGTTTACCAACGAAGCGGTGTTGATCGACACCGCCGGCCGCTACACCACGCAAGACAATCCGCAAAAAATCGAGAATCGTGCCTGGCTCGGTTTTCTGAACTTGTTGAAAAAGACCCGGCCCAAGCGGCCGCTCAACGGCATCATTATCGCCGTCAGCATCCTCGATGTTTTGCGCAAGACACCGACACAGCAAGCGCTGCAAACCAGCGCCATCAAACGCCGCATTCAGGAGCTGAACGAGCAGCTGAGCATGAATTTGCCGGTGTACGTAATCTTTACCAAGCTCGACACCATTGCCGGCTTCGCCGCGTTCTTTGCCGACCTCGAACCGCAGCAGCGCGAGCAAGTTTGGGGCATGACGTTCCCCATCAACATCAGCAAATCGGGTAAGGCCGGCAACACGCTGGCACAGTTCGATGCCGAATATCAGGCGCTCATCAGCCGCGCCAACGATCGCGTCACCAACCGCCTGCACAACGAACGCGACCCGCAACGGCGCACGTTGGCCTATGAATTTCCGCGGCAGATGCTTGGGCTGCAGAACCAAGTGCATGCGTTCTTGCAGAATATTTTTTCACCCAACCAATTCGAACTGACCGCGCTGTTGCGCGGGGTCTTTTTCCTGAGCGGAACCCAGACCAACGCACCGGCACAATGGGTAACGGGCGTTTTGCCGGTCGACCGTTGCACGCCGCCGGTGACCACCTACAGCGTCGATCCCAAAAGTTTTTTCATCAAAAATCTGTTCAGCAATCTCATTTTTGCCGAGGCCAACATGGCGTCGGCCAACACCCGCGCCGAACGCCGATTCCGTTGGGTCTACGCCGCTTTTGTGATCGCCGTCGTCTGCAGTTTCGTCGGCACGCTCGTGTTCTGGAAAATCAGCGAGCAACGCAACCTCGCCCACATCGACCGGATTTATGCCGACATCACCCGTTACCGCGAGCAAACCCACGGCGGCGTTAAATCCGCGGTCGACTGGTTGACCTTGGCTAACGGCTTGGACGTGCTCAAAGCGATGCCAACGGGTTACGACCAGGGCGACAAACGGCCGATGATGCTCATGGGCTTCGGTCTGTATCAAGGCGACAAGATCGGTGCGCAGGCGCGACTCACCTATCTCAAGATCCTCGAGCGCTTTTTCCTGCCGGCAGTCTCCGAGCAATTGCTGCAGCAAATGCGCGACGCACGGAACGATCAAGATGCGTTGTATCAGGCGTTGAAGTTCTACCTCATGCTCCACCAGCCGGAAAAAATGGACGCCAAACTGTTTGGCGCGTGGGCTGATGCGTTATGGCAACGCCAACTTCCGGGCGAACCCTATGCGCCGCTGCGCGAGTCGCTGAATATGCACCTACAAGTCGCGATCGCCCAACAGCTTCCGCCACCGGCGATCGACCAGCGCCAAGTCGATGCCGCGCGTGAAATATTGAACAAAGCGCCGCTGGAACAGCGGTTGTACCGCAACCTAAAGAACCAGCTGCTGCGCGACCACTCGCAACAGTTTGTCGTAGCCGACGTATTAGCCGGGAAAGCCGACACGTTGTTCTTTCGCCGCAGCGGTGCCCCGCTCACCCAAGGCATCCCTTGGCTATTTACCTACGAAGGTTTCCACACCGGCTTCAACTTGCAAACCAAGCAATTGGGCAAACGCTTGGCCGATGAACAATGGATCTACGGCGACTACGCCGCCAAGCTGTCGGCCGATCAGACCAATGAATTGATCGCGCTCGTCGAACGCCAGTATTTCAGTGAATACATCGATCGCTGGAAAGCGTTGCTCAATGACTTGGCGGTCAACTCGTTCAACAACGCCAACCGCGGCGGCGCCGTACTGCGCACGCTGTCGAGTAGCAGTACGCCGTTGCTGACCTTCCTAAAGAGCGTTCGCCGGCACACCGCGTTGAGCGAATTACCCGGCGTCTCCGATCAAACGAAGCAAGTGGCGGCAACCCTCGCGACCCAGGCAACGCCGAATCGGCTCACGCAGTTCGTGCCACTCGGCAACGACGTGAAAGTGCGCCTACCGGGACAAGTCGTCAGCGACGAGTTTCAGACGCTCAATGACTTCGTCAATAAAGACGGAGACGGCACGCCGATCCGGCAATTGCAGCAATCGCTGGTAGCGCTGAACGGATATTTCCAGAATTTGACCCAGACCGGCGATATCCAGCGCGCCGCCTACGATGCCAACACCAGCGCGGCCCAGGGCACCGACCCGGTGTACATGGTCTCGCGTGCCGTCGCCGATTCGCCATCGCCGGTACGAGAATGGTTCCAATCCGTTAGCGTCGACAGCAGTCGGGTGACGGCGACGGCGACGCAAGGCCACTTGAACTCGGTGTGGAGCAGCGAGGTCGTCAGCTTCTTCGACCAAGCCATCAAGGGCCGTTACCCGATCGATCCGGCGAGCGCCGTCGACGTCAAGCTCGACGACTTTACCGCCTTCTTCGGCCCCGGCGGCATTTTGGATCGGTACTTCACTACGAACATCAAACCGTTCGCCGATACCGATCGCGAGCAATGGCGCTGGCGCAAACCAGTCGGCCTGTCCGACAGCGCGCTGAAACTGTTCGAGCGCGCCCGTCGCATTCAGCGAGCCTATTTTGGGAGCAAACCCGGCGCACCGCAGGTTGGCTTCAAGCTAGTCCCCTATTCGCTCGACCGCGCCGCCAGTCGCGTACTGCTCCAGGTTGGCGATCAAAGCGTCGCCTATGAACACGGCCCGCTGCACACCAGCACCGTGGTATGGCCAACACCGGATAACGACAGCGCCAAAGTCGTGTTTACGCTGGCGAACAAAGGCACACCGATCAGCGCGCAAACGCAAGGTCAGTGGAGCTGGTTCCGGTTGCTCAACAAATACGCCACCCGTGAACGCGGCACTCAGAATGACGACTTCCTGTTGACGTTCACGGTACAAGGCGTCGAGGCGCGCTTCGAGCTAAGCCCGCAAAGCACGTACAACCCGTTTGCTAACAACGACGTCCAACACTTTACGGTGCCACGGCGGCTATGA
- the tagF gene encoding type VI secretion system-associated protein TagF, with protein MTDTTNPCGLFGKVPQQADYVSHHLPESFTEYWHHWLQSAMSVSREQLGERWLDFYLTSPIWHFAISPGVFGHQAAVGVLIPSIDEVGRYLPLTVAHVHATHQPWPAYLKGGDWYRAAQDVALSALNEQTSYTQLIGALESLQAPPFPPVPYYETQHANHGLGKGYCVSAPADQAREQLTASLLDVTYTRLLNSYSVWWTDGSAHVEPCLLISANLPEAGQFAAMLDGQWQRWHWSIEQRVTREANGR; from the coding sequence ATGACGGACACGACTAACCCCTGCGGTCTGTTCGGTAAGGTGCCGCAACAAGCGGACTACGTCAGCCACCATCTGCCGGAGTCCTTCACCGAGTATTGGCATCACTGGCTGCAATCGGCAATGAGCGTCAGCCGCGAGCAATTGGGCGAGCGTTGGCTCGACTTCTATTTGACTAGCCCGATTTGGCACTTCGCCATTTCGCCGGGCGTCTTTGGCCACCAAGCGGCGGTCGGTGTATTGATCCCGAGCATCGATGAAGTCGGCCGCTATCTGCCGCTGACCGTGGCGCATGTACACGCGACCCATCAACCCTGGCCGGCCTATCTCAAAGGCGGCGATTGGTATCGGGCGGCACAGGATGTTGCCTTGAGCGCGCTCAACGAACAAACGAGCTACACGCAATTGATCGGCGCGCTCGAATCATTGCAGGCGCCACCGTTCCCGCCGGTGCCGTACTACGAGACGCAACACGCGAATCACGGTTTGGGCAAAGGCTACTGCGTCTCTGCGCCGGCCGATCAAGCCCGCGAGCAACTCACCGCGAGCTTGCTTGACGTCACGTACACGCGGTTACTCAACAGCTACAGCGTGTGGTGGACCGACGGCTCAGCGCATGTCGAACCTTGTTTGCTAATCAGCGCCAACCTGCCGGAAGCCGGGCAGTTCGCCGCCATGCTCGACGGCCAGTGGCAACGCTGGCACTGGTCGATCGAGCAGCGCGTCACACGAGAGGCGAATGGACGGTAA